The Candidatus Cloacimonadota bacterium genome window below encodes:
- the efp gene encoding elongation factor P, whose protein sequence is MATMSDIRNGMIIEFKDDLWEVVEFLHVKPGKGPAFMRSKLKNVRTGKVVDNTWRDSDNFNEVRVERRKMEYLYRDGEFYVMMDTETYEQLPVDAHVIGDMDKLVMENMELTILFAPDGEILGIELPVTVVQTIAECEPNVKGNTASGSGKTAYTETGLRLIVPFFVETGDKVKIDTRSGEYLERAN, encoded by the coding sequence ATGGCAACCATGTCCGATATCCGCAACGGGATGATCATAGAATTCAAGGACGACCTCTGGGAAGTGGTCGAATTTTTGCACGTTAAGCCGGGCAAAGGCCCGGCGTTCATGCGCAGCAAGCTTAAAAACGTCCGCACAGGCAAGGTTGTGGACAATACTTGGCGCGACAGCGACAACTTCAACGAAGTGCGCGTGGAACGCCGCAAGATGGAATATCTTTACCGCGACGGCGAATTCTACGTGATGATGGATACCGAAACCTATGAACAGCTTCCCGTTGACGCACATGTGATCGGCGATATGGACAAGCTGGTGATGGAAAACATGGAACTCACCATCCTGTTTGCCCCCGATGGAGAAATCCTGGGTATCGAGCTTCCCGTGACGGTGGTGCAAACCATCGCCGAATGCGAACCAAACGTCAAAGGCAACACCGCCTCTGGCAGTGGAAAGACCGCCTACACCGAAACCGGGCTGAGACTCATCGTTCCCTTCTTTGTAGAAACAGGGGACAAGGTTAAGATCGACACCCGCAGCGGCGAATACTTGGAAAGAGCGAATTAA
- a CDS encoding M6 family metalloprotease domain-containing protein, which yields MLSRSKLALCLIAALALAGLLNAMVPPHPLHEHIPSGFEPTRLEVPGLGSLREVETHRTLPNNILVLRVQFSDVKFISTPQYPDNLAHDEVFFDRWMLHLGDFFADASHGAYQLSYTLHPNVFTLSKPLAHYGHDVADTTDAGLKDFTRELIQMADPEIDFSQYGGVIVFHAGAGQESDINGERQDEIWSTFLTRRRLQLWFDEDNDAYQGYPVDGTYLTNIVIVPEHEYQDYFPGENEENAEVYLFSIYGVLAHQFGHILGLPSLYDNDSSNGASQGIGNWGLMGTGIWNASGYVPAQVSAWCRTFLGWETPITVTETTENLSISHFLNHMPVNDRVYKIPISDREYFLVENRQQNPDGSLNPYNNLPSYSFVLLPPGEQDYYENFPELPFFNFMENRYKGSEWDFMLPGLGGPVPAGMPVPVDGSGLLIWHIDENVIAQNFTANFDYNTINAYSQHKGIDLEEADGIQHLDISAADQYKYGSPYDSFRAGNNDYFGKQLHNGILSLPTAESYYGGVPVEIHDISASGNNMTFSVRFGWRLSTGFSGENNINACAVDFDGDGNTELVYPQPDGQIHIWKDELPLPEYPICGQPMEHTYVWTGSEFYFPMQEENQARLYRLDSAGSEYIHTFENMSWATHPLSTGESLYMALNSNLPGQRGTLFSHDPETSEVQTLREFEYPILANMAWFRDRLYIPSRQEGMFCVWKLDPNNPMFAECLLLDVPLDSTLVAVFVAPLRPQNPSSQGKVIVQCLNSIYVFDSDKNILPGFPYVHDMRSTAPLSIEDWDKNGTLDLIISSDRGVAVIDYSGSRMSPASLNLAASDYLAFSSGVLAVDIDHDGKKELLGSFGFNQLNCWDNSFRPKPGYPVSFGQRNRNLPLIAAGSDGLVYAWLASDNGFIYRQALPEAVMADLQSGWTAEFGSLLRQASRDSNNFPNQYQTTELFVPGEFYIYPNPLKSIHEQKLTLNVMTSRDTALEVKIFDINGSLIFRQSSTAKAWLRNRDVINLPADRLRSGVYICVVSGDRDSRSIKFAVEK from the coding sequence ATGCTTTCAAGATCGAAACTGGCCTTGTGCCTAATCGCAGCGCTCGCGCTGGCGGGTCTGCTGAACGCGATGGTGCCTCCCCATCCGCTCCACGAACATATTCCTTCCGGCTTTGAACCAACCCGGCTGGAAGTTCCCGGTTTAGGCTCTCTAAGGGAAGTGGAAACGCACAGAACACTTCCCAACAACATTCTGGTGCTGAGGGTCCAGTTCAGCGATGTAAAGTTTATCAGCACCCCCCAGTATCCGGACAATTTGGCCCATGACGAAGTGTTTTTTGACCGCTGGATGCTGCATTTGGGAGACTTTTTCGCTGATGCCTCCCACGGCGCCTATCAACTGAGTTACACACTCCATCCCAATGTTTTTACCCTGTCCAAACCGCTAGCCCATTACGGCCATGACGTCGCCGACACCACCGACGCAGGTTTGAAGGATTTCACCCGGGAATTGATCCAGATGGCTGATCCGGAGATCGATTTCAGCCAGTATGGCGGTGTGATAGTGTTCCACGCGGGCGCGGGCCAGGAATCAGACATCAACGGCGAACGGCAGGATGAGATCTGGTCAACCTTCCTCACCCGCAGACGGCTGCAGCTTTGGTTTGACGAGGATAACGATGCTTATCAGGGCTATCCGGTGGACGGGACCTACCTTACCAATATCGTGATCGTTCCGGAACATGAGTATCAGGACTATTTCCCCGGCGAGAACGAAGAAAATGCAGAGGTTTACCTCTTCAGCATCTACGGCGTTCTTGCCCACCAGTTTGGCCACATCCTGGGCCTGCCCAGCCTGTATGACAACGATTCCAGCAACGGAGCTTCGCAGGGCATCGGCAACTGGGGCCTGATGGGAACTGGGATTTGGAACGCCAGCGGCTACGTTCCGGCACAAGTGAGTGCCTGGTGCCGCACTTTTCTTGGTTGGGAAACACCCATCACCGTCACGGAAACAACTGAAAACCTCTCCATATCGCACTTTCTGAACCATATGCCTGTTAACGACCGGGTTTATAAAATCCCCATCTCGGACAGAGAGTATTTCCTGGTGGAAAACCGACAGCAAAATCCCGACGGCAGCCTTAATCCCTACAACAATCTGCCCAGCTATAGCTTCGTTCTCCTACCCCCCGGCGAGCAGGACTACTATGAAAACTTCCCCGAACTGCCTTTCTTCAATTTCATGGAGAACCGCTATAAAGGCAGCGAGTGGGATTTCATGCTGCCCGGTCTGGGCGGGCCCGTCCCTGCCGGAATGCCCGTGCCAGTGGATGGTTCCGGGCTGTTGATCTGGCACATCGACGAAAATGTGATCGCCCAGAACTTCACCGCCAATTTTGACTACAACACCATCAACGCCTACTCCCAACACAAAGGCATCGACCTTGAGGAAGCCGACGGCATCCAGCATCTGGATATATCGGCAGCCGACCAATACAAATACGGCAGCCCTTATGACAGTTTCCGCGCCGGCAACAACGATTATTTCGGGAAGCAATTACACAACGGGATTCTCTCCCTACCCACCGCTGAAAGCTACTATGGCGGCGTCCCTGTGGAAATCCATGACATCAGCGCCAGCGGCAATAATATGACCTTCTCGGTAAGGTTTGGCTGGAGGCTTTCCACCGGGTTCAGCGGAGAGAACAACATCAACGCCTGCGCAGTGGATTTCGACGGCGACGGCAACACAGAACTGGTCTATCCCCAACCTGACGGCCAGATCCACATCTGGAAAGACGAACTGCCCCTGCCAGAATATCCGATCTGCGGTCAGCCAATGGAACACACCTATGTCTGGACCGGCAGCGAATTCTATTTTCCCATGCAGGAGGAAAATCAAGCCCGGCTCTACCGCCTGGACTCTGCTGGCAGCGAATATATTCACACATTTGAGAACATGTCTTGGGCCACCCATCCCCTCAGCACGGGCGAATCGTTGTATATGGCCTTGAACAGCAACCTCCCTGGACAGCGAGGCACGCTGTTCAGCCACGACCCAGAGACAAGCGAAGTTCAGACCCTGCGCGAATTCGAGTATCCAATCCTGGCCAACATGGCCTGGTTCCGCGACCGGCTTTACATCCCCTCCCGTCAGGAAGGAATGTTCTGCGTTTGGAAACTGGACCCGAATAACCCCATGTTTGCGGAATGTCTTCTTCTGGACGTGCCTCTGGATTCCACCCTGGTGGCGGTTTTCGTGGCTCCCCTACGGCCGCAGAATCCTTCCAGCCAGGGCAAGGTGATAGTTCAGTGCCTCAATTCCATCTATGTGTTTGACTCCGACAAAAACATCCTGCCCGGATTTCCCTATGTTCATGACATGCGCTCCACCGCGCCGCTGAGCATAGAGGACTGGGATAAGAACGGCACTCTGGACCTCATCATTTCTTCAGACCGGGGCGTCGCCGTCATCGACTACTCCGGTTCGCGGATGAGTCCGGCTTCACTGAACCTGGCGGCTTCGGATTACCTGGCTTTCAGTTCTGGAGTTCTGGCCGTGGACATTGATCACGACGGAAAAAAGGAACTCCTTGGCTCTTTTGGCTTCAACCAGCTAAATTGCTGGGACAACAGTTTTCGCCCTAAACCCGGTTACCCTGTTTCCTTCGGACAACGCAACCGCAACCTGCCCCTCATCGCCGCTGGTTCAGACGGCCTTGTATATGCCTGGTTGGCTTCCGATAACGGCTTCATCTACCGCCAAGCCCTGCCTGAAGCTGTCATGGCAGACCTCCAATCCGGATGGACCGCTGAATTCGGCTCTCTGCTCCGCCAGGCCAGCCGCGATAGCAATAATTTCCCAAACCAGTACCAAACTACAGAACTCTTCGTGCCCGGAGAATTCTACATCTATCCCAACCCCCTCAAGTCCATCCACGAACAAAAATTAACTCTGAATGTCATGACCAGCCGCGACACCGCCCTGGAAGTGAAAATCTTCGATATCAACGGAAGCCTGATCTTCCGTCAGTCCAGCACCGCCAAAGCCTGGCTGCGCAACCGTGATGTGATCAACCTCCCCGCGGACCGTCTACGCAGCGGTGTTTACATCTGCGTGGTTTCGGGTGACCGGGACTCCCGCAGCATTAAATTCGCGGTGGAAAAGTAA
- a CDS encoding PorV/PorQ family protein, which produces MKKLLLIIIVALAALSVLPAGINIHAGEYGYQFLDISSNPIAMSLAGRGIGSGSDLAAFLRQPSASALSSHRALGASHVRWLEDTAANNIYYSVSDRKTHFGLALRTLDYGVLEIRDENGELIGSYSPLNVDLMGNYALRVTPSLYAGINAGITYEKLNTDSSYGIHSDLGFTWLTPLQNTKFNLAVRNLGFSSAMNEERTLFPISLEMDLSKKIELGENSLEFELSGIKAIDENWKGAVSAEFNLFGLALLRAGYKINHDAEDLTAGLGLRWKRIGIDYGWASFSSQLSDVHSLGLSYYF; this is translated from the coding sequence ATGAAAAAGCTACTCCTGATAATAATTGTGGCGCTGGCCGCTCTATCCGTGCTGCCGGCTGGGATCAATATCCACGCTGGTGAATATGGCTACCAGTTTCTGGACATTAGCAGCAATCCTATAGCCATGAGCCTGGCTGGACGTGGTATCGGCAGCGGAAGCGACCTTGCGGCGTTCCTGCGCCAGCCCTCAGCTTCGGCCCTCAGCAGCCACCGTGCCCTGGGCGCGAGCCATGTGCGCTGGCTGGAAGACACAGCCGCCAACAACATCTACTACTCCGTTTCCGACCGTAAAACCCATTTTGGGCTAGCCCTGCGCACCCTGGATTACGGCGTTCTGGAGATCCGTGATGAAAACGGCGAACTCATCGGCAGTTATTCACCTTTGAATGTTGACCTGATGGGCAACTACGCCTTGCGGGTCACGCCTTCGCTCTACGCTGGGATAAACGCTGGGATCACCTACGAAAAGCTGAACACCGATTCCAGTTATGGCATCCACAGCGACCTTGGCTTCACCTGGCTAACACCCCTGCAGAACACCAAATTCAATCTGGCAGTGCGTAATCTGGGCTTTTCTTCCGCAATGAACGAGGAACGAACCTTATTTCCCATCAGCCTGGAAATGGACCTCAGCAAGAAAATTGAACTGGGTGAAAACTCCCTGGAGTTTGAACTTAGCGGGATCAAGGCCATCGACGAAAACTGGAAAGGAGCAGTTAGCGCAGAGTTCAACCTCTTCGGCCTGGCCCTGCTGCGAGCCGGCTACAAGATCAACCACGACGCTGAAGACCTCACGGCCGGTCTGGGCCTGCGCTGGAAACGGATAGGTATTGATTACGGCTGGGCCTCTTTTTCCAGCCAACTCAGCGATGTACATTCCCTGGGCCTCAGCTACTATTTCTAA
- a CDS encoding S8 family serine peptidase produces MNSKRHLTLLVLLLSAIMLPALNITPGQLIVKTSQPLDPKSNRTGLTEFDSWLDAHGALSLKPLKGMHQPKYFLVDLASEPDWEALRGETPTFPGIEYIQPNYLSTFHIEPNDPLYSEQFHTMVANPQAWNYSTGSSQVVVGIIDSGCLINHPDLRANIYINPGEDPALGLHDNGIDDDGNGYIDDWCGWDFSDAPELSDIAVGDYIDQDNDVEDENFHGTHVAGIVGAVGNNGIGISGVCWNVKLMPIRAGFRTTAGQGYLQDDDAAAAIIYAADNGCNVINLSWGDPNYSPIIGDACNYAHSKGVTIVASAGNDPGPVLSYPAKLSNVISVGAVNRNRNIAGFSSYGPDLDLVAPGEMVLSTYKTDLGEEYFLQSGTSMSSPFVAGAAALLLSLHPNLSPDEVRARLLTSTDDLGAPGFDIYYGHGMLNTKKLLENTQPPLVYIDQPLDHTGITGSMDITGTVTGSDFFRYSVMYTNAEVPTILDWYDVQTHQNYPSHHQQQVQNGVLAHFDIPEAFAEGKYTLRVQYESVSGQKFNYFRTFIYDRTPPILREESVMGFKRYDGQNLRYYVSAVFNEYVRTELLITDSAGGLYTVYGALLDSTHVWAIPSQLPEGPIDFQIRATNVCNIEYLSPVWQDALDIRYEIIPSYGYNWQIIGEPRVPLNHFYDYDGDGYKEYLAMDLPKTGYGGVFVYQPQAGGHMLKHSFNDSFWLLSAGNTNDIGQEILMLKGDTAVLMESQLTSTYPNLPLWEETSVTGGVIAKYSRDNVEGLLLVKILPTKRVIQAYKRSGNTFEKKNQLENNSETDFYNTFVPTIIVKNFDNDNYPDILTADTDGDVMIYEIRNDNMHELSWSHRMPVGNTYSITSGDFDGNGRQDFFIGGYYKDNLDPNQNFWYFEGFRNVSNNNYTSVGSIMFNEVTSQSAILAHDLDNDGKDEIILAIAPNLYTLKYDGGKFKPQFYGKSFRNYALMAYKDANNRSYFLTNYEVQPDSVIFVEWTSEDPFTGPGTPANFQAQALDGNTVQLSWIDNGAQFYRLYRRDEDGQTIVLDDVSDVSYMDLQVETGTRYSYAVTACDPAYSPMESIPTVWKDVVPYETPQVKSVTMTGSNTLLISFDQPMSGQILNPSLYHVSHNMGRPSSVNSTATHYGAQLFFNSQFPAIEEDFTLTLSNIISAQNIPLDQTQFTFSWQQDTVAPGVVEALVLEDQQTVRIQFTESIAPLNPNPEIIGNYILHNHSNDPDNSIVSVAHEDDAVLVHLAHTVRYGSSAYKITVNNLRDLAGNLISPQNNVARFYLVNNHDLKHLVAYPNPVRPGDKQCSIINFPSGKTGNLRIYDSSGNLVRTAAIGPFDPVVNNVDWSWDLKNNDGRKVASGVYFYVVEMDGKTARGKIAIIN; encoded by the coding sequence ATGAATTCCAAACGCCACTTGACCCTGCTGGTACTGCTGCTGTCTGCTATCATGCTGCCAGCCTTGAACATCACGCCCGGACAGCTGATCGTGAAGACCAGCCAGCCCCTGGACCCCAAATCCAACCGCACCGGCCTTACAGAGTTTGATTCCTGGCTGGATGCCCACGGCGCTTTGAGCCTGAAGCCCCTAAAGGGCATGCATCAACCGAAATACTTCCTGGTGGATCTTGCCTCCGAGCCGGACTGGGAAGCCCTGCGAGGAGAAACTCCAACCTTCCCGGGCATCGAATACATACAGCCGAACTATCTTTCCACTTTCCACATCGAACCCAACGACCCACTGTATTCAGAGCAATTCCACACCATGGTGGCGAATCCCCAGGCCTGGAATTACTCCACCGGCAGTTCCCAAGTGGTGGTGGGGATAATCGACTCAGGCTGCCTCATCAACCATCCGGACCTGAGAGCCAACATCTACATCAACCCCGGCGAAGATCCAGCCCTGGGTCTTCACGACAACGGCATCGACGATGACGGCAATGGCTACATCGACGACTGGTGCGGCTGGGACTTTTCCGACGCCCCGGAGCTTTCAGATATCGCCGTGGGTGACTATATTGACCAGGATAATGACGTGGAAGACGAAAACTTCCACGGAACCCACGTGGCAGGAATCGTCGGCGCGGTGGGCAACAACGGCATCGGTATAAGCGGCGTTTGCTGGAACGTGAAGCTGATGCCGATCCGGGCTGGATTCCGCACCACCGCCGGCCAGGGTTACCTGCAGGATGACGACGCAGCAGCCGCAATTATTTACGCCGCTGACAACGGCTGCAACGTGATAAACCTGAGCTGGGGCGATCCAAACTATTCACCCATCATTGGCGATGCCTGCAATTATGCTCATTCCAAGGGTGTAACCATCGTGGCTTCCGCTGGCAACGATCCTGGGCCTGTGCTTAGCTACCCGGCCAAACTTTCAAATGTGATCTCCGTTGGAGCCGTCAACCGCAACCGCAATATCGCCGGCTTCTCCAGCTATGGCCCGGATCTGGACCTGGTGGCCCCTGGTGAAATGGTGCTCAGCACTTATAAAACTGATTTGGGAGAAGAATACTTCCTGCAAAGCGGTACCTCGATGTCCTCACCCTTTGTGGCAGGTGCAGCGGCCTTGCTGCTGTCTTTGCACCCAAACCTTTCTCCGGATGAGGTGCGTGCCCGGTTGCTCACCTCAACCGACGACCTTGGCGCACCTGGTTTTGACATCTATTATGGACACGGGATGCTGAACACCAAAAAACTGCTGGAAAACACCCAACCTCCTTTGGTTTACATCGACCAGCCTCTAGACCACACAGGCATCACAGGCAGCATGGACATCACCGGAACGGTGACCGGTAGCGATTTCTTCCGCTACAGCGTGATGTACACCAATGCCGAGGTGCCCACGATTCTGGACTGGTATGATGTGCAAACCCACCAAAACTATCCTTCCCACCATCAGCAGCAGGTGCAAAACGGCGTTTTGGCACATTTCGACATCCCCGAGGCCTTCGCTGAGGGGAAATACACGCTCCGGGTGCAGTATGAAAGCGTTTCGGGCCAGAAATTCAACTACTTCCGCACCTTCATCTACGACCGCACGCCTCCCATCCTGAGAGAAGAATCCGTGATGGGTTTCAAGCGCTATGACGGCCAAAACCTGCGTTATTATGTGTCTGCCGTGTTCAATGAATATGTGCGCACCGAACTGCTGATAACCGATTCCGCCGGCGGACTATACACCGTTTACGGCGCCTTGCTGGACAGCACCCACGTTTGGGCCATTCCCTCCCAACTGCCGGAAGGCCCCATCGATTTTCAGATCAGAGCCACCAACGTTTGCAACATCGAATACCTTTCCCCCGTCTGGCAGGATGCTCTGGACATCAGATATGAAATCATACCCAGTTACGGTTACAATTGGCAAATAATCGGCGAACCTCGAGTCCCATTGAATCACTTTTATGATTACGACGGAGACGGCTACAAGGAATACCTTGCCATGGACCTGCCCAAAACAGGATACGGCGGGGTCTTCGTCTATCAGCCTCAAGCCGGAGGACATATGCTCAAGCACTCCTTCAACGATTCCTTCTGGCTTCTGAGCGCGGGCAATACCAACGACATCGGCCAGGAAATACTGATGCTCAAGGGCGACACCGCTGTGCTGATGGAAAGCCAGCTCACCAGCACATATCCGAACCTACCGCTCTGGGAGGAAACCTCAGTCACAGGAGGTGTGATCGCAAAGTATTCACGTGACAATGTCGAAGGCCTCCTGCTGGTGAAAATACTGCCTACCAAACGAGTTATCCAAGCTTACAAGCGCTCCGGAAACACCTTCGAGAAAAAAAACCAACTCGAAAACAATTCCGAAACGGACTTCTACAATACCTTCGTTCCCACCATCATTGTAAAGAATTTTGACAATGACAACTATCCTGACATCCTCACAGCCGATACCGATGGCGACGTGATGATCTACGAAATCCGGAACGACAATATGCACGAACTGTCCTGGAGCCACAGAATGCCGGTCGGCAACACCTATAGCATCACCAGCGGCGACTTCGACGGCAACGGCCGTCAGGATTTCTTTATCGGCGGATATTACAAGGACAATCTGGACCCCAACCAGAACTTCTGGTATTTTGAAGGCTTCCGAAACGTTTCCAACAACAACTACACCAGCGTGGGCTCCATCATGTTCAACGAAGTTACATCCCAAAGCGCCATCCTGGCCCACGATCTGGACAACGACGGAAAGGACGAGATCATCCTCGCCATCGCCCCCAACCTTTACACCCTGAAGTATGACGGAGGCAAATTCAAACCCCAGTTTTACGGGAAAAGTTTCCGCAACTATGCGCTCATGGCTTACAAAGACGCCAACAACCGCTCCTATTTCCTGACCAATTACGAGGTGCAACCGGATTCCGTTATCTTTGTGGAATGGACTTCCGAAGACCCTTTCACCGGACCCGGCACACCTGCCAATTTCCAGGCCCAGGCATTGGACGGCAACACTGTCCAGCTCTCTTGGATAGACAACGGGGCGCAGTTTTATCGCCTCTACCGCAGGGATGAGGATGGTCAGACCATTGTTTTGGACGATGTTTCGGATGTTTCTTACATGGACCTGCAAGTGGAGACGGGGACCAGATACAGCTACGCCGTAACCGCCTGTGACCCAGCCTACTCGCCCATGGAGAGCATCCCCACCGTCTGGAAGGACGTTGTACCCTATGAAACGCCCCAGGTGAAAAGCGTCACCATGACCGGTTCGAACACGCTGTTGATCAGCTTTGACCAGCCCATGTCGGGCCAAATCCTAAACCCCAGCCTCTACCACGTGAGCCACAACATGGGCCGTCCATCCTCCGTGAACAGCACCGCCACCCATTATGGCGCCCAGCTTTTCTTCAACAGCCAGTTCCCGGCCATCGAAGAGGATTTCACCCTCACCCTCAGCAACATCATCAGCGCCCAAAACATCCCGCTTGACCAAACCCAATTCACTTTCAGCTGGCAGCAGGATACCGTGGCCCCCGGTGTGGTGGAAGCCCTTGTTCTGGAGGACCAGCAGACCGTGCGGATACAATTCACCGAATCCATCGCCCCGCTGAACCCAAATCCGGAAATCATCGGCAACTACATCCTTCACAACCATTCCAACGACCCCGACAACTCAATCGTGAGCGTTGCCCACGAGGACGACGCGGTGCTGGTTCATCTGGCTCATACAGTGCGGTACGGCTCCTCGGCTTACAAAATCACCGTCAACAACCTCCGCGACCTGGCCGGAAACCTCATCTCACCCCAAAACAACGTCGCCCGCTTCTATCTGGTTAACAACCACGACCTCAAACACTTGGTGGCGTATCCCAATCCCGTCCGCCCAGGCGACAAACAGTGCAGCATCATCAACTTCCCTTCCGGCAAAACCGGCAACCTCCGCATCTACGACAGCTCCGGAAACCTGGTGCGCACCGCCGCCATCGGACCCTTCGATCCTGTGGTGAACAACGTTGACTGGAGTTGGGACCTGAAAAACAACGATGGAAGGAAAGTGGCTTCCGGAGTGTATTTCTATGTGGTGGAGATGGATGGAAAGACCGCGCGCGGTAAAATTGCGATAATCAACTGA
- a CDS encoding Rne/Rng family ribonuclease, whose protein sequence is MKKGKFNTDIIVNVHPMEKRVAVLEDNKLVELFVERKDKQNVVGNIYKGFVKDVLPGMGAAFIEIGLERTAFLHYSDIVLDFLDIFENEKQHPRLNSKDSSQIGNLLKPGQEIVVQVHKGPIGSKGARLTGQISIPGKYLVLFPNKHKIAISRKIYNQNERGRIRNLLSSFKDQDFGLIVRTEAEGCDEEELRNEYNALVKTWKLTDKQIKHVKGPVCVFEENALENYLIRDLFGQNVDRLVIDDKAFAKSIIRHLEDFSPDLIPAVEIYKEDSPIFDAWGIEKKIETVFHSRIYLPSGGNIKIEQTEALVAIDINTGSFTGKTHYEETIKKTNIEAAAEAARQIRLRDLSGVIIIDFIDMVNEANKQEVLETLRKGLKRDRAKNKVYNFTELGLVEVTRKRMRSTLIAKLSDPCPTCNGSGRIVSKDTMLMRIHRWLRRSDYFIRNKKFRVMVHPELLEHIKSNSSYFSAYKDQMDIQADPEMRTDQFKVFKLPGLEDITSKFS, encoded by the coding sequence ATGAAAAAAGGTAAATTCAATACCGATATAATCGTGAACGTCCACCCCATGGAAAAGCGGGTGGCCGTGCTCGAGGATAATAAACTGGTGGAACTCTTTGTAGAACGTAAGGATAAGCAAAACGTCGTTGGCAACATCTACAAGGGATTCGTGAAAGACGTGCTGCCAGGCATGGGCGCCGCCTTCATCGAAATCGGGCTGGAACGCACCGCGTTTCTGCATTATTCAGACATCGTGCTTGATTTTCTCGACATCTTCGAAAACGAGAAACAGCACCCACGCTTAAATAGCAAGGATTCATCCCAAATCGGCAACCTTCTTAAACCAGGCCAGGAAATCGTGGTGCAGGTCCATAAAGGCCCTATTGGCAGCAAAGGCGCCCGCTTAACAGGCCAAATCTCAATTCCGGGCAAATACCTGGTGCTTTTTCCCAATAAACATAAAATCGCCATTTCCCGCAAGATTTACAACCAGAATGAGCGTGGCCGCATCCGCAACTTGCTCAGTTCCTTCAAGGACCAGGATTTCGGGTTGATCGTGCGCACCGAGGCCGAAGGCTGCGATGAAGAAGAGCTACGCAACGAATACAACGCCCTGGTGAAAACCTGGAAACTAACCGACAAGCAGATCAAGCACGTCAAAGGCCCCGTCTGCGTATTTGAGGAAAATGCCCTGGAAAATTACCTCATTCGTGACCTTTTCGGGCAAAACGTTGACCGTCTGGTGATCGACGACAAAGCCTTCGCGAAGAGCATCATCCGCCATCTGGAGGACTTTTCGCCCGACCTCATCCCCGCCGTGGAGATTTACAAAGAGGATTCGCCCATCTTCGACGCCTGGGGCATCGAGAAAAAAATCGAGACTGTCTTCCATTCGCGCATTTACCTGCCCAGCGGCGGAAACATCAAGATCGAGCAGACCGAGGCTTTGGTGGCCATCGACATCAACACCGGCAGCTTCACCGGAAAGACCCACTATGAGGAAACAATCAAGAAGACCAACATTGAAGCCGCTGCTGAGGCAGCCCGACAGATCAGACTGCGTGACCTTTCCGGGGTTATCATCATCGATTTCATCGACATGGTGAATGAAGCCAACAAGCAGGAAGTGCTTGAAACACTACGCAAAGGGCTCAAGCGCGACCGCGCCAAAAACAAGGTCTACAACTTCACCGAACTTGGCCTGGTTGAGGTTACCCGCAAACGCATGCGCTCAACCCTCATCGCCAAGCTTTCCGATCCCTGCCCCACCTGTAACGGCAGCGGGCGCATCGTTTCCAAGGATACAATGCTGATGCGCATACATCGCTGGCTGAGACGTTCGGACTACTTCATCCGCAATAAGAAGTTCCGCGTCATGGTGCATCCGGAACTGCTGGAACACATTAAGTCCAACAGTTCCTACTTCAGCGCATACAAGGACCAGATGGACATACAGGCCGATCCTGAGATGCGCACAGACCAGTTCAAAGTGTTCAAGCTGCCCGGCCTCGAGGATATCACATCCAAATTCAGTTGA